The Macrotis lagotis isolate mMagLag1 chromosome 6, bilby.v1.9.chrom.fasta, whole genome shotgun sequence genome includes a window with the following:
- the LOC141492204 gene encoding endogenous retrovirus group K member 25 Pro protein-like — MAIGRGISLPWIESESVPQVNWCTEVRSQRPIIQINIEGKLVSGMIDTRADVSVIDSAQWDPSWPLMSSTTPILGVGGHQGARKAERHLRWSYEGQSGFIRPLKIMGLGSALWGRDLLYQLQLYLTTPEHLATNS, encoded by the coding sequence ATGGCTATTGGCCGAGGAATATCTTTGCCATGGATTGAGAGTGAGAGTGTCCCACAAGTAAATTGGTGCACTGAAGTCCGATCACAACGGCCTAttatacagataaatatagaAGGTAAATTAGTGTCAGGAATGATCGACACTAGAGCTGATGTCTCTGTTATTGATTCAGCACAGTGGGACCCCTCTTGGCCACTTATGTCATCTACCAcccctattttgggggtgggaggccaCCAAGGGGCTAGAAAAGCAGAGCGTCATTTAAGATGGAGTTATGAAGGACAAAGTGGTTTTATTCGTCCCTTAAAGATTATGGGACTAGGCTCTGCCCTGTGGGGTAGAGATTTGTTATATCAGTTACAATTGTATCTTACCACCCCTGAACATTTGGCAACAAACTCCTAG